In bacterium 336/3, the following proteins share a genomic window:
- a CDS encoding inositol-1-monophosphatase has protein sequence MSELEILCRYVSDLSRKVGLFIAQQNEIFEKKHIEHKGLNDLVSYVDKEAEKRIIDGLQKLMPEAGFISEENPSTHIISDKQFHWVIDPLDGTTNFIHGLPIFAISIALMDGDEVVLGVVYEVNKKECFYATKGKGAFCNGVKIQVSEAQTLSESLLATGFPYRFFEKNTEYLQILNALMQSSHGLRRLGSAAVDLAYTACGRFEGFFEFNLKPWDVAAGGLLVQEAGGQVGRFNGDNDFVFGKEILAGGHVFNEMKQIIQQYW, from the coding sequence ATGTCAGAATTAGAAATTCTTTGTCGTTATGTTTCAGACCTTTCCCGAAAAGTAGGTTTGTTTATTGCCCAACAAAATGAAATTTTTGAAAAAAAGCATATTGAACATAAAGGTCTCAATGATTTGGTTTCATATGTAGATAAAGAAGCTGAAAAACGTATTATAGATGGTTTACAAAAACTCATGCCCGAAGCGGGTTTTATTAGTGAAGAAAATCCTTCGACTCATATTATTAGCGATAAACAGTTTCATTGGGTAATAGACCCTTTGGATGGAACAACTAATTTTATACATGGATTGCCCATTTTTGCTATTAGTATAGCCTTAATGGATGGTGATGAGGTGGTGTTAGGAGTTGTGTATGAGGTAAATAAGAAAGAATGTTTCTACGCAACTAAAGGAAAAGGAGCTTTTTGCAATGGTGTAAAAATACAAGTTTCAGAAGCTCAAACACTTTCTGAATCATTGCTTGCAACAGGTTTTCCTTATCGCTTTTTTGAAAAAAATACAGAATATTTACAAATTTTAAATGCTCTGATGCAAAGTTCTCACGGACTCAGAAGACTTGGTTCGGCTGCTGTAGATTTGGCTTATACAGCATGTGGACGTTTTGAAGGCTTTTTTGAGTTTAATTTAAAACCTTGGGATGTAGCAGCTGGTGGACTATTGGTACAAGAAGCAGGTGGACAGGTAGGCAGATTTAATGGAGATAATGATTTTGTGTTTGGAAAGGAAATCCTTGCAGGAGGTCATGTATTTAATGAAATGAAGCAAATAATTCAACAATATTGGTAG
- a CDS encoding 16S rRNA methyltransferase: MSEKNNLYLVPTPIGNLEDITLRALRILKEVDCILAEDTRTASVLLKHYQIQKSLESYHNFNEHQIKDKLVKRMQKGEVFALVSDAGTPAISDPGFLLVRVCLENNLKIECLPGATAFVPALVKSGLPTDKFVFEGFLPHKKGRKTRLEILKEENRTVVFYESPYRLLKTLEQLIEHCGANRRCSVSRELTKIYEETFNGTLQEAFQHFSKKGVKGEIVLILEGKDGKSIESEDE, from the coding sequence ATGTCCGAAAAAAACAATTTATATCTTGTCCCAACACCCATCGGAAATTTAGAAGATATTACCCTGAGGGCTTTACGAATTTTAAAAGAAGTAGATTGTATTCTTGCTGAAGACACTCGAACGGCTTCTGTATTGCTCAAACATTATCAAATTCAAAAATCTTTAGAGAGTTATCATAATTTCAATGAACATCAAATAAAAGATAAACTTGTAAAAAGAATGCAAAAAGGTGAAGTTTTTGCCCTTGTTTCGGATGCAGGAACGCCTGCTATTTCCGACCCTGGCTTTTTATTGGTGAGAGTTTGTTTAGAAAATAATTTAAAAATAGAATGTTTACCAGGAGCAACAGCTTTTGTGCCAGCACTTGTGAAATCGGGTTTGCCTACGGATAAATTTGTATTTGAAGGCTTTTTGCCTCATAAAAAAGGTCGAAAAACTCGTTTGGAAATTTTAAAAGAAGAAAATAGAACAGTTGTTTTTTATGAATCGCCTTATCGTCTTTTAAAAACTTTGGAGCAACTCATTGAACATTGTGGAGCAAATAGACGTTGTTCTGTTTCGAGGGAACTTACCAAAATCTATGAAGAAACTTTTAATGGAACGTTGCAAGAAGCTTTCCAACATTTTTCCAAAAAAGGTGTAAAAGGCGAAATAGTATTGATTTTAGAAGGAAAAGATGGAAAAAGTATAGAATCTGAAGATGAATAA
- a CDS encoding malic enzyme (NADP-dependent; catalyzes the oxidative decarboxylation of malate to form pyruvate; decarboxylates oxaloacetate), translated as MSIKVRKEDALHYHAKGKPGKIEVVPTKSLISQIDLALAYSPGVAEPCKEIAENVENVYKYTAKGNLVAVISNGTAVLGLGDIGAEASKPVMEGKGVLFKKFAGIDVFDIEINEKDPKKLIEIVKSLEPTFGGINLEDIKAPECFEIEQTLREEMNIPIMHDDQHGTAIVTSAALLGALELVNKKIEEVKVVVNGAGASAISCTSLYVALGVKKENIVMLDSKGVIHKKREGLDATKQAFATERTDIETLAEALKGADMFLGLSKGNVVTPEMLLSMAENPIVFACANPDPEIAYEIAIQTRPDVIMATGRSDHPNQVNNVLGFPYIFRGALDVRATKINEAMKLAAVHAIANLAKQVVPETVKRTYGKKDMKFGREYILPKPTDPRLITTIAPAVAKAAIESGIAKHPITDWDEYNDFLKEKLGIDQKLMSGIIQKAKNNPKRVVFAEGNHHKVLKAAQTVRDEGIAIPILLGNRQEIENLIKEHSLDLLDCIIVDPLTEDEKVQQYAQRMYEERQRKGMTLYEAQKRMRERHYFGSMMVEMGEADAFISGLNRDFVKSVRPALQVIGGKANELVAGMGIVISQGKTLFFADVAVNEQPTVDELVEIVGLVKKGVEFFGFEPHIALGAYSSFGASKGNIPSKMQEVLAICKEKYPDLIIDGEIQPHIALDHDLLKDVYPFSSLAENECNTIIFPGISSGNIAFNLVQQVGKCDTIGPILLGMNKPVHILQLGCSVSEIVNVVSIAVVDAQSSE; from the coding sequence ATGTCCATAAAAGTTCGCAAAGAAGATGCCTTGCATTATCATGCCAAAGGCAAACCGGGCAAAATAGAAGTAGTGCCTACTAAATCTCTTATTTCTCAGATAGATTTGGCTCTTGCATACTCACCGGGCGTAGCAGAACCCTGCAAAGAAATTGCAGAAAATGTAGAGAATGTTTACAAATATACAGCCAAAGGAAACTTAGTGGCTGTTATTTCTAATGGTACAGCCGTACTTGGATTAGGCGATATTGGAGCTGAAGCTTCTAAACCTGTAATGGAAGGGAAAGGTGTATTATTTAAAAAATTTGCTGGAATAGATGTTTTTGATATAGAAATCAATGAAAAAGATCCTAAAAAACTCATTGAAATTGTTAAATCTTTAGAACCCACTTTTGGAGGCATCAATTTGGAGGATATTAAAGCTCCTGAATGTTTTGAGATTGAACAAACGCTTAGAGAAGAAATGAACATTCCTATCATGCATGATGATCAGCATGGTACTGCTATTGTCACCTCTGCTGCATTGTTAGGAGCGTTGGAACTTGTTAATAAGAAAATTGAAGAAGTAAAAGTAGTTGTAAATGGAGCGGGTGCATCAGCTATTTCGTGTACAAGTTTATATGTGGCTTTGGGTGTAAAGAAAGAAAATATTGTGATGCTTGATAGCAAAGGTGTTATCCATAAAAAAAGAGAAGGTTTGGATGCTACAAAACAAGCTTTTGCAACAGAAAGAACAGACATTGAAACTTTAGCAGAAGCTCTCAAAGGAGCCGATATGTTTTTAGGTCTTTCCAAAGGAAATGTTGTAACTCCTGAAATGCTTCTTTCAATGGCTGAAAATCCAATTGTATTTGCTTGTGCCAATCCCGACCCCGAAATTGCCTATGAGATAGCTATCCAAACACGCCCAGACGTAATTATGGCAACTGGTCGTTCTGACCATCCTAATCAAGTAAACAACGTCTTAGGATTTCCTTATATTTTTAGGGGTGCATTAGATGTAAGAGCAACCAAAATCAATGAAGCCATGAAATTGGCTGCTGTTCATGCCATTGCAAATTTAGCCAAACAAGTTGTTCCTGAAACTGTAAAAAGAACTTATGGTAAAAAAGACATGAAGTTTGGTAGAGAATATATTTTACCTAAGCCAACAGATCCACGCCTCATTACAACTATTGCCCCAGCTGTAGCCAAAGCAGCTATAGAATCTGGTATTGCCAAACACCCTATTACTGACTGGGATGAATACAATGATTTCTTGAAAGAGAAGTTAGGTATTGACCAAAAACTGATGAGTGGCATTATTCAAAAAGCTAAAAACAATCCCAAAAGAGTTGTTTTTGCAGAGGGAAACCATCATAAAGTACTCAAAGCAGCTCAAACTGTAAGAGATGAGGGCATTGCAATTCCTATTTTATTAGGAAATAGACAAGAGATAGAAAACCTTATTAAAGAACATTCCTTAGACTTATTGGACTGCATCATCGTTGACCCTCTGACAGAAGATGAGAAAGTACAACAATATGCCCAAAGAATGTATGAAGAACGCCAACGTAAAGGTATGACGCTTTATGAAGCTCAAAAACGTATGCGTGAAAGACATTATTTTGGCTCTATGATGGTTGAAATGGGTGAAGCTGATGCCTTTATCTCAGGTTTGAATAGGGACTTTGTAAAGTCTGTTCGACCTGCTTTACAAGTAATTGGAGGAAAAGCCAACGAATTGGTTGCAGGAATGGGTATTGTAATTAGTCAGGGCAAAACTTTGTTTTTTGCAGATGTAGCTGTAAATGAACAACCAACAGTAGATGAACTTGTTGAAATTGTGGGTCTTGTGAAAAAGGGCGTTGAATTCTTTGGTTTTGAGCCTCATATAGCTTTAGGAGCTTATTCCAGCTTTGGAGCTTCTAAAGGTAATATTCCTAGCAAAATGCAAGAAGTCTTAGCTATTTGTAAAGAAAAGTATCCTGATTTAATCATTGATGGGGAAATTCAGCCTCATATAGCTTTGGATCACGATTTGCTCAAAGATGTTTACCCTTTTAGCTCACTTGCCGAAAATGAATGTAATACCATAATTTTCCCAGGTATTTCTTCTGGAAACATTGCTTTCAATTTGGTTCAACAAGTTGGTAAATGTGATACCATTGGACCTATCTTATTAGGAATGAATAAACCCGTTCATATTCTTCAACTAGGTTGTTCAGTAAGTGAAATTGTGAATGTAGTATCCATTGCTGTTGTGGATGCCCAAAGCTCTGAATAA
- a CDS encoding anthranilate synthase, whose product MKLKLKTNYKQLLADTVTPVSIYLKLRDKFANSILLESSDYHGNENSFSYICFHPIARFEVKNNTILTQYPKVKAEAEPITTPKQVVNALDIFAKSFEVEKNPFNFINNGLFGYMAYDAVKYFEDVEIKDFESDSRKIPTIIYQVYQYVIAINHFNNELYIFEHLLEDEKSHLQEIENLIFNRNIPQYHFKLTNDESSNFTDSEFLEVIEKAKEHCRLGDVFQMVLSRRFEQSFQGDEFNVYRALRSVNPSPYLFYFDYGSFKIFGSSPEAQIVVKGNKASIFPIAGTFKRTGDDQADLVLAQKLFDDPKENAEHVMLVDLARNDLSRNGNHVNVETFKEIQYYSHVIHLVSKVSAETHQNTITLQLVADTFPAGTLSGAPKHKAMQLINEYEHGNRGYYGGCIGFLGFNGDFNQAIMIRSFLSKNNTLYFQAGAGVVAKSDTQSELQEVNNKLGALRKAIQWAEKV is encoded by the coding sequence ATGAAATTAAAACTGAAAACCAACTACAAACAATTACTAGCAGATACAGTAACACCTGTAAGTATTTATCTGAAACTGAGAGATAAATTTGCAAACTCTATTTTGCTAGAAAGTTCTGATTACCATGGCAATGAAAATAGTTTTTCATATATATGTTTTCACCCAATAGCTCGTTTTGAGGTAAAAAACAATACTATTCTTACACAATACCCTAAGGTAAAAGCAGAAGCAGAGCCTATTACAACTCCCAAACAAGTAGTAAATGCTCTTGATATATTTGCTAAGAGTTTTGAAGTAGAAAAGAACCCTTTCAATTTTATCAATAACGGATTATTTGGTTACATGGCTTATGATGCTGTCAAATACTTTGAAGATGTCGAAATCAAAGATTTTGAAAGCGACAGCAGAAAAATACCAACCATTATCTATCAGGTTTATCAATACGTGATTGCCATCAACCATTTTAATAACGAATTGTATATTTTTGAACATCTTTTAGAAGATGAAAAGAGTCATCTGCAAGAAATCGAGAATCTTATTTTTAACAGAAATATCCCTCAGTATCATTTTAAACTTACCAATGACGAGTCATCTAATTTTACAGATTCCGAATTTTTAGAAGTGATAGAAAAAGCCAAAGAACACTGCAGGTTGGGAGATGTTTTTCAGATGGTGCTTTCAAGAAGATTTGAACAGAGTTTTCAAGGTGATGAGTTCAATGTCTATAGAGCTTTGCGTTCAGTTAATCCATCTCCATATCTTTTTTATTTTGATTATGGAAGTTTTAAAATATTTGGCTCTTCACCTGAAGCTCAAATAGTTGTGAAAGGAAATAAAGCAAGTATATTTCCTATTGCAGGTACTTTTAAACGTACAGGTGATGATCAAGCCGATTTGGTTTTGGCTCAAAAACTTTTTGATGACCCCAAAGAAAATGCTGAACATGTGATGCTTGTTGATTTGGCTCGTAACGATTTGAGCAGAAATGGAAACCACGTAAACGTTGAAACTTTCAAAGAAATACAATACTATTCACATGTAATTCATTTGGTTTCTAAAGTTTCAGCTGAAACACACCAAAATACTATCACCCTGCAATTAGTAGCAGATACTTTTCCTGCTGGTACACTTTCAGGAGCTCCCAAACACAAAGCTATGCAACTCATCAATGAGTACGAACATGGAAATAGAGGATATTATGGTGGGTGTATAGGTTTCTTGGGTTTTAATGGTGATTTTAACCAAGCCATCATGATACGCTCATTTTTAAGTAAAAATAATACACTTTACTTTCAGGCTGGGGCAGGTGTAGTAGCCAAATCGGATACACAAAGCGAATTGCAAGAGGTAAATAATAAATTGGGAGCTTTAAGAAAAGCAATCCAATGGGCAGAGAAAGTATAA
- a CDS encoding transketolase, with translation MSIYIQNTATGISLTKEDILKDYQLVCESREASLMGRKEVFMGKAKFGIFGDGKELAQIAMAKAFQAGDWRSGYYRDQTFMFAIGELTLEAFFAQLYADTQIDNEPATGGRCMNGHFASRILNEDGSWKNLTELKISSADISPTAGQMPRLLGLAWASKLYRNNPELRGFSQFSNNGNEIAFGTIGNASSSEGMFFETINAAGVLQVPMLMSVWDDEYGISVSKEYHTTKQDISKALAGFQENADGKGFEIMKIKAWDYLKLIDGYQKAAKTCRETHTPVLMHIVEVTQQQGHSTSGSHERYKSKERLDWEANFDCNKKFREWILEHGVATIVELSEIENNAKEKVRQAKTTAWNNFLQSVKYYQIDTNNALTKAIEQNPTHQAVLEQIRKELETTINPIKKDSIVAIKKALRVLRFENQSKKNVLLNVLEEKLELAKDEYNSFLYSQSEKNAMFVDEVKPHYSEDSKMVDGREVLQANFDAIFSNNPLVVAFGEDVGKIGDVNQGFAGLQEKFGEIRITDTSIRECTILGQGIGAALRGLRPIAEIQYLDYLLYAIQIMSDDLACLQYRTKGGQKSPVIIRTRGHRLEGIWHSGSPIGMILHSIRGIRVLVPRNMTIAAGFYNTMLQSDEPALIIECLNGYRLKEKMPDNLGEFTIPLGVPETLREGTDVTIVTYGSMCRVVMDAAEQLAEVGISAEVIDVQTLLPFDVDNHILESVKKTNRVVFADEDVEGGASAFMMQQVLDKEGAYQYLDSKPITIHAQDHRAAYASDGDYFSKPNAEEIFDKIYAMMSETNPTQFPSLY, from the coding sequence ATGAGTATTTACATTCAGAATACAGCGACAGGCATTAGCCTTACCAAAGAAGACATCCTTAAGGACTATCAATTAGTATGCGAAAGTAGGGAAGCAAGTTTGATGGGGCGTAAAGAGGTTTTTATGGGTAAAGCGAAGTTTGGAATTTTTGGAGATGGAAAAGAGTTGGCACAAATAGCAATGGCTAAGGCATTTCAGGCTGGTGATTGGCGTTCGGGATATTACAGAGATCAAACTTTTATGTTTGCTATTGGTGAACTTACTTTAGAAGCATTTTTTGCTCAATTATATGCTGATACACAGATAGATAATGAACCAGCTACAGGAGGCAGATGTATGAACGGGCATTTTGCTTCTCGAATTTTAAATGAAGATGGTTCTTGGAAAAATTTAACAGAATTAAAAATTTCGTCTGCTGATATTTCTCCAACAGCAGGACAAATGCCTCGATTACTTGGATTGGCTTGGGCTTCAAAATTATACAGAAATAATCCAGAACTCAGAGGATTTTCGCAGTTTTCTAATAATGGAAACGAAATAGCTTTCGGAACAATCGGAAATGCTTCTTCTTCTGAAGGAATGTTTTTTGAAACAATTAATGCAGCAGGCGTATTGCAAGTACCAATGCTAATGTCAGTTTGGGATGATGAATACGGAATTTCTGTATCAAAAGAGTATCATACTACCAAACAAGATATTTCTAAAGCTCTGGCTGGTTTCCAAGAAAATGCAGATGGAAAAGGCTTTGAAATTATGAAAATCAAGGCTTGGGATTATCTAAAACTCATAGATGGTTATCAAAAAGCTGCTAAAACCTGCCGTGAAACGCATACTCCAGTGTTGATGCACATAGTGGAAGTAACTCAACAACAAGGACACTCCACCTCAGGTTCACATGAACGCTACAAATCGAAAGAGCGTTTGGATTGGGAAGCAAACTTTGACTGTAATAAAAAATTCCGTGAGTGGATACTCGAACATGGTGTAGCAACCATAGTAGAACTTTCAGAAATAGAAAACAATGCAAAAGAAAAAGTACGCCAAGCAAAAACAACAGCTTGGAATAACTTTTTACAATCTGTAAAATACTACCAAATAGATACAAACAATGCTCTTACAAAAGCGATTGAACAGAACCCAACTCATCAGGCTGTTTTAGAGCAAATCAGAAAAGAGTTAGAAACAACGATCAATCCCATCAAAAAAGATTCGATAGTTGCCATCAAAAAAGCATTAAGAGTACTACGTTTTGAGAATCAAAGCAAGAAAAATGTGCTTTTGAATGTTTTAGAAGAAAAATTAGAATTGGCTAAAGATGAATATAACTCATTCTTATACAGCCAATCAGAAAAAAATGCTATGTTTGTTGATGAGGTAAAACCTCATTATTCAGAAGATTCTAAAATGGTAGATGGAAGAGAGGTTTTGCAGGCAAACTTTGATGCAATTTTCTCAAATAATCCTTTGGTAGTAGCTTTTGGCGAAGATGTTGGTAAAATAGGAGATGTAAATCAGGGTTTTGCAGGTTTACAAGAGAAATTCGGAGAAATTCGTATCACAGATACAAGTATCAGAGAATGTACAATTTTAGGACAAGGAATAGGTGCTGCTTTACGTGGATTACGCCCCATTGCCGAAATACAATATCTTGATTATTTGTTGTATGCAATTCAAATAATGTCTGATGATTTGGCTTGTTTGCAATACAGAACAAAAGGAGGACAAAAATCTCCTGTGATTATTCGTACTCGTGGGCATAGATTGGAAGGTATTTGGCATTCAGGTTCTCCAATAGGCATGATACTACACTCTATTCGTGGTATTAGAGTACTTGTACCTCGTAACATGACCATTGCAGCAGGTTTTTATAATACCATGTTACAATCTGATGAACCTGCATTAATTATAGAATGTTTAAATGGCTATCGTCTCAAAGAAAAAATGCCTGATAATTTAGGTGAATTTACTATTCCTTTGGGTGTGCCAGAAACTTTACGAGAAGGAACAGATGTAACCATTGTTACGTATGGTTCTATGTGTAGAGTTGTGATGGATGCAGCAGAGCAACTTGCTGAGGTGGGAATTAGTGCAGAAGTCATAGATGTACAAACACTTCTTCCTTTTGATGTGGATAACCATATATTAGAATCAGTGAAGAAAACTAACCGAGTTGTATTTGCTGATGAAGACGTTGAGGGTGGAGCTTCAGCATTTATGATGCAACAGGTTTTAGACAAAGAAGGAGCTTATCAATACCTTGATTCTAAACCTATTACAATCCATGCTCAAGACCATAGGGCAGCATATGCTTCGGATGGAGATTATTTTTCTAAACCCAATGCCGAAGAAATTTTTGATAAAATTTACGCTATGATGAGTGAAACGAATCCAACACAATTCCCAAGTTTGTATTAA
- a CDS encoding aminotransferase class III: MLSQRQLFLSHLAQTSSSPLLLEIEKAEGIYLYSPEGKPYIDLISGIGVSNVGHRHPKVLEAIKAQLDKYLHLMVYGEYVQSPQNLLAKKLTENLPQNLDNVYFVNSGSEAVEGALKLAKRFTGRQEIISCYNAYHGSSHGALSVGGSEKFKQAYRPLLPAIKHICYGEIAEIEKISEKTACVIIETVQGEAGVRVASTEYFQALRKKCTETGTLLILDEIQAGFGRTGKLWAFEHFGIEPDILVLAKGMGGGMPIGAFIASKNIMHVLSENPILGHITTFGGHPVSCVASQATLEIILEEKLLETVEKKADLFKKLLKHPKILNIRNKGLMMAAEFESFEVLKPIIDKAIELGVITDWFLFCDNSMRIAPPLTITEAEIEKACELILEACEREV; the protein is encoded by the coding sequence ATGCTTTCTCAACGTCAATTATTTTTATCGCATTTAGCACAAACCTCATCAAGCCCTTTGCTTTTGGAAATCGAAAAAGCAGAGGGTATTTATTTATATTCTCCAGAAGGGAAACCTTATATAGATTTAATTTCAGGCATTGGAGTAAGTAATGTGGGACATCGTCATCCCAAAGTTTTAGAGGCAATCAAAGCACAATTAGATAAATATTTACACCTCATGGTGTATGGTGAATATGTACAAAGTCCTCAAAATTTATTAGCCAAAAAACTTACTGAAAATCTTCCACAAAATCTTGATAATGTTTATTTTGTGAACTCTGGTAGTGAGGCTGTTGAGGGTGCTTTGAAGCTTGCCAAACGTTTTACAGGCAGACAAGAAATAATCAGTTGTTACAATGCTTATCATGGATCTTCACATGGAGCATTATCAGTAGGAGGGAGTGAAAAGTTCAAACAAGCTTATCGACCATTACTTCCAGCAATAAAGCATATTTGTTATGGAGAAATAGCAGAAATTGAAAAAATATCTGAAAAAACAGCTTGTGTAATTATTGAAACCGTACAAGGCGAAGCAGGCGTTCGGGTAGCAAGTACAGAGTACTTTCAGGCTCTTCGAAAAAAATGTACAGAAACAGGAACATTACTGATATTAGACGAAATACAAGCAGGTTTTGGGCGGACAGGCAAACTTTGGGCTTTTGAGCATTTTGGTATAGAGCCTGATATTCTGGTGCTTGCCAAAGGAATGGGGGGAGGGATGCCCATAGGAGCATTTATCGCTTCTAAAAATATTATGCATGTACTTTCTGAGAATCCTATTTTAGGACATATTACTACGTTTGGAGGGCATCCAGTGAGTTGTGTGGCTTCGCAGGCAACATTAGAAATTATTTTAGAAGAAAAGCTACTTGAAACAGTTGAGAAAAAAGCTGATTTGTTTAAAAAATTACTCAAACATCCTAAAATCTTAAACATCAGAAATAAAGGACTGATGATGGCAGCCGAGTTTGAAAGTTTTGAAGTGTTAAAGCCCATTATTGATAAAGCCATAGAACTTGGAGTCATTACAGACTGGTTTTTATTTTGTGATAATTCCATGCGTATTGCTCCGCCTCTTACCATTACAGAGGCCGAAATTGAGAAGGCTTGTGAGCTAATTTTAGAAGCATGTGAAAGAGAAGTTTAA
- a CDS encoding 5,10-methylenetetrahydrofolate reductase produces MTKITEYIKNSDKTLFSFEILPPLKGESIQQLFKAIEPLMDIKPKFIDVTYHREEYVYKKRENGLLERQRIKKRPGTVGICAAIMNYFKIDAVPHIICGGFSKEETENALIDLQFLGIDNVLVLRGDAIKSEGAFFSEPNGHAYASELLEQVVKMNKGKYLEEGLQASATNFCIGVAGYPEKHFEAPNLNTDLKYLKLKQDLGADYIVTQMFFDNQKYFDFVAKCREIGITIPIIPGLKPITTKKQLTVLPSIFHIDMPDTLVKAVEKCKTNDEVKQVGIEWGIQQSKELMFAGVPVLHYYSMSKSDAVKQIAEALF; encoded by the coding sequence ATGACAAAAATTACCGAATACATTAAAAATAGCGATAAAACGCTTTTCTCTTTCGAGATTTTACCCCCTCTTAAAGGTGAAAGTATTCAACAATTATTCAAGGCAATTGAGCCTTTGATGGACATAAAACCCAAATTTATAGATGTAACTTATCATAGAGAGGAGTATGTTTATAAAAAACGTGAAAATGGTTTATTAGAACGTCAAAGAATTAAGAAAAGACCTGGTACAGTGGGTATTTGTGCAGCCATCATGAACTATTTTAAGATAGATGCTGTACCTCATATTATTTGTGGTGGTTTCTCAAAAGAAGAAACAGAAAATGCATTGATAGATTTACAGTTTTTAGGAATAGATAATGTATTGGTTCTCAGAGGAGATGCCATTAAGAGTGAAGGAGCATTTTTTTCAGAACCCAATGGACACGCCTATGCAAGTGAACTGTTGGAGCAAGTGGTAAAAATGAATAAAGGTAAATACCTAGAAGAAGGTTTGCAAGCTTCTGCTACCAATTTTTGTATTGGTGTAGCGGGTTACCCTGAAAAGCATTTTGAAGCACCCAATCTCAATACAGATTTAAAATATTTGAAACTCAAACAAGATTTAGGAGCAGACTATATTGTTACACAAATGTTTTTTGATAATCAAAAATACTTTGATTTTGTGGCAAAATGTAGAGAAATAGGAATTACGATTCCAATTATCCCAGGGCTTAAACCCATCACTACCAAAAAACAACTTACCGTACTTCCAAGCATTTTCCATATTGATATGCCTGATACACTTGTAAAAGCTGTTGAAAAATGCAAAACCAATGACGAAGTAAAACAAGTAGGTATAGAGTGGGGAATCCAGCAATCCAAAGAATTGATGTTTGCGGGAGTACCCGTACTACATTATTACTCTATGAGTAAATCGGATGCTGTAAAACAAATTGCTGAAGCTTTATTTTAA